Proteins encoded together in one Pontiella desulfatans window:
- a CDS encoding bifunctional 5,10-methylenetetrahydrofolate dehydrogenase/5,10-methenyltetrahydrofolate cyclohydrolase, which translates to MPHSNINGREVADKLLEQIRKDVVALKKENWFPKLVSIKVGQNDSVDLYIRNQKRNAEKVDIEFVERHYPADISLEEVTAAIMHLNVDPSVTGIILQRPVPEHIPIKALQETIHPMKDVEGMHPRSIGNIVYGDLMLGPCTAVASVELLKSTGLKLEGLEACVIGHSEIVGKPIAFLLMAEGATVTVCHHMTREVTVHSRRADAVFVAVGKAGLLTGDMIKPGAVVIDIGINVIETEDGKSKVVGDADYESCLKTAGWITPVPGGVGPVTLATLMRNTVTAAQRLQEHYHLHFRGGAPVERQYRPI; encoded by the coding sequence ATGCCGCATTCAAACATCAACGGTCGCGAAGTCGCGGACAAGCTGCTCGAACAAATCCGCAAGGATGTTGTTGCCCTAAAAAAGGAAAACTGGTTCCCCAAACTCGTTTCAATCAAGGTGGGGCAAAACGACTCGGTCGACCTCTACATCCGCAACCAGAAACGCAACGCCGAAAAGGTGGACATCGAATTCGTGGAGCGCCACTATCCTGCCGACATCTCGCTCGAGGAAGTAACCGCCGCGATCATGCATTTGAATGTCGACCCCTCCGTCACCGGCATCATTCTCCAGCGTCCCGTCCCCGAACACATTCCAATCAAGGCCTTGCAGGAAACCATCCACCCCATGAAGGATGTCGAGGGTATGCACCCCCGCTCCATCGGCAACATTGTCTACGGCGATCTAATGCTCGGCCCATGCACTGCCGTGGCATCCGTTGAACTTCTGAAAAGCACCGGACTCAAACTCGAAGGTCTTGAGGCTTGCGTGATCGGCCATTCCGAGATTGTCGGAAAACCCATTGCCTTCCTATTGATGGCCGAAGGCGCAACCGTGACCGTCTGCCACCATATGACCCGCGAAGTGACCGTGCACTCCCGCCGCGCCGATGCGGTCTTTGTGGCCGTTGGCAAGGCCGGCCTGCTCACCGGCGACATGATCAAACCCGGAGCCGTGGTCATTGATATCGGCATCAACGTGATCGAAACCGAGGACGGAAAATCCAAGGTGGTGGGCGATGCCGACTATGAATCCTGCCTGAAAACCGCAGGATGGATCACGCCCGTCCCGGGCGGAGTTGGCCCCGTAACGCTGGCCACGCTGATGCGCAACACCGTCACCGCCGCCCAGCGCCTGCAGGAACACTACCATCTCCACTTCCGTGGCGGAGCTCCCGTCGAACGGCAATATCGCCCCATCTAA
- the galE gene encoding UDP-glucose 4-epimerase GalE encodes MKVFVAGGAGYIGSVTTEMLCDEGHDVVVFDNLERGHQAAIDPRAKFVQGDLRYKEDIKSALLAERPDAVIHFAAYIEVGESMVDPMPFYENNVSGSLNLMHAMIQAGCKKLIFSSTCATYGTPERIPMDETLPQKPESVYGDSKLLCEHMFKWGQEIHGVECVFLRYFNACGATAKYGEAHNPESHLIPLVLQVPQGKREKIFIFGEDYETRDGTCVRDYIHIKDLAQAHILALKPGMGGAFNLGNGDGYTVKEVIDVCREVTGHPIPAEVQPRRAGDCTALVADATKAKTVLGWDPQHADLKEIVQSAWDWHQAHPNGYED; translated from the coding sequence ATGAAAGTATTTGTTGCCGGCGGTGCCGGGTACATTGGCAGCGTAACCACCGAAATGCTCTGCGACGAAGGGCACGATGTTGTTGTGTTCGACAACCTCGAACGCGGCCACCAGGCCGCCATCGACCCACGCGCCAAGTTTGTGCAGGGCGACCTGCGCTACAAGGAAGACATCAAAAGCGCCCTGCTGGCCGAACGCCCGGATGCCGTCATCCATTTCGCGGCCTATATCGAAGTCGGCGAATCCATGGTTGACCCGATGCCCTTCTACGAAAACAACGTGAGCGGCTCGCTCAACCTGATGCATGCAATGATCCAGGCCGGTTGCAAGAAGCTGATCTTTTCCTCCACCTGCGCCACCTACGGCACCCCGGAACGCATCCCGATGGACGAGACCCTGCCGCAAAAGCCGGAATCGGTCTACGGCGATTCCAAGTTGCTATGCGAACACATGTTCAAATGGGGACAGGAGATCCACGGGGTCGAGTGCGTGTTCCTGCGCTACTTCAATGCGTGCGGCGCCACTGCCAAGTATGGCGAAGCGCACAACCCGGAAAGCCACCTGATCCCGCTCGTGCTCCAGGTGCCGCAGGGCAAGCGCGAAAAAATCTTCATCTTCGGCGAAGACTACGAAACGCGCGACGGCACCTGCGTGCGCGACTACATCCACATCAAGGATCTGGCCCAGGCGCACATTCTTGCGCTCAAGCCCGGCATGGGCGGTGCGTTCAATCTCGGCAATGGCGACGGCTACACCGTGAAGGAAGTCATCGATGTTTGCCGCGAGGTTACCGGGCATCCGATTCCGGCGGAAGTCCAGCCGCGCCGCGCCGGCGACTGCACCGCGCTTGTGGCCGACGCCACCAAGGCCAAGACCGTTCTTGGCTGGGATCCGCAGCATGCCGACCTGAAGGAAATCGTGCAAAGCGCCTGGGATTGGCACCAGGCCCACCCGAACGGCTACGAAGACTAG
- a CDS encoding helix-turn-helix domain-containing protein, with translation MSILSKRMFASVAKDYRNQCGLDLCLSDCEGRIALPATTSPVENLPAMCHLRWHNLNEAVRWGEPHVFFVAPGIMSWIVPLVEGTDLRGGLCGGCILLEDDPQSINTSVNYFVGEGARRNDALAFVQGLEVFDQARVREVVDNLYASFYQYSGWNPLALKRNRDQMLQQRQIAEEIHQRKVEQNRAYPYDDERILLSLIRVGDRAGARKMFNKMLAAMFLYSPKPVVVRARAIEMMGYLVRTAVEDSPLAEPLLERHMTWIEQIVETQDFDDLCNVLSDALDDFMNSIFLQGVNPVSPAVGKALDYIAANYTEPISLEAIAEAAGLSTFRIAHLLKEATGKTALQNVHYLRIQEARRLLEKSDMSCTDIAYETGFGDQSYFIKQFRKWMGITPAKYRKSARG, from the coding sequence ATGTCGATCTTGTCGAAAAGAATGTTTGCTTCTGTGGCGAAGGATTACCGGAACCAGTGCGGTCTCGACCTCTGCCTGTCGGATTGCGAGGGTCGGATTGCGCTTCCGGCCACCACGAGTCCCGTCGAAAATCTACCGGCCATGTGCCACCTGAGGTGGCATAACCTCAACGAAGCCGTACGCTGGGGGGAGCCGCATGTTTTCTTTGTTGCGCCGGGCATCATGAGCTGGATTGTCCCTCTGGTGGAAGGCACCGATCTAAGAGGGGGCTTGTGCGGGGGGTGCATCCTGCTGGAGGACGATCCGCAGAGCATCAACACCTCGGTGAACTATTTTGTGGGCGAGGGGGCTCGCCGCAACGATGCCCTGGCCTTTGTCCAAGGGCTCGAGGTGTTTGATCAGGCGCGGGTGCGCGAGGTCGTCGACAACCTCTACGCATCGTTCTACCAATACAGCGGGTGGAATCCGCTCGCCCTGAAGCGCAACCGCGACCAAATGCTCCAGCAGCGCCAGATTGCCGAGGAGATCCACCAGCGGAAGGTCGAGCAGAACCGGGCCTATCCCTACGACGATGAGCGCATCCTGCTCTCGCTCATCCGGGTTGGCGACCGGGCCGGGGCGCGCAAGATGTTCAACAAGATGCTGGCCGCCATGTTCCTCTATTCGCCGAAGCCGGTGGTTGTCCGCGCCCGTGCCATTGAGATGATGGGCTATCTTGTCCGAACGGCGGTGGAGGACAGCCCTTTGGCGGAACCCTTGCTGGAGCGGCATATGACCTGGATTGAACAAATTGTGGAAACCCAGGATTTCGACGACCTGTGCAATGTCCTCAGCGACGCCCTCGACGACTTCATGAACAGCATTTTCCTGCAGGGCGTCAATCCCGTCAGTCCGGCGGTCGGCAAGGCGCTCGATTATATCGCCGCAAATTATACCGAGCCGATCTCGCTGGAGGCAATTGCCGAGGCCGCCGGGTTGAGCACGTTCCGGATTGCCCACCTCTTGAAGGAGGCGACCGGCAAGACCGCCTTGCAGAACGTTCACTACCTGCGGATCCAGGAAGCGCGCCGACTGCTGGAAAAGAGCGATATGAGTTGTACCGACATTGCCTACGAAACCGGCTTCGGCGACCAGTCCTATTTCATCAAGCAGTTCCGCAAGTGGATGGGCATCACGCCGGCGAAGTACCGCAAATCCGCCCGGGGATGA
- a CDS encoding mechanosensitive ion channel family protein, translated as MENWIHETLVSMGVAAEVADKLAIMALATLVVAGAYLVYWVLRTYLLKLIHRVTLKTSNKWDDALMDSRMFHRILRLIPLTFILICIDRLAPGQLIVLKRIVFAIIILIGARTVEAFLNSISTVYHADTDSHRKPIRPLFQALLIIVYLFAGIFIISVLLNKSPWNLFGLMGGLTAVTMLVFKDTILGFVAGIQLGANDMVREGDWIEMPKYGADGDVIEVAVNTVKVRNWDKTITTIPTYALISDSFKNWRGMSESGGRRIKRSICIDMNTVKFADEKLLERFRKMELLKDYVEKTQQAIDAENSERNMDLSATVVNGRRQTNLGIFRAYLVNYLHDNPKIHKGMTFLVRHLQPTPQGLPIEIYVFSADKNWVNYEGIQSDIFDHILAAIPEFELRVYQQPSGIDVASLKGL; from the coding sequence ATGGAAAACTGGATCCACGAAACATTGGTGTCGATGGGAGTGGCCGCGGAGGTGGCGGACAAGCTGGCGATCATGGCATTGGCCACGCTGGTTGTGGCGGGGGCCTACTTGGTCTATTGGGTATTGCGCACCTATCTGCTGAAGCTCATCCATCGGGTCACGCTCAAAACCTCGAACAAGTGGGACGATGCCTTGATGGATTCGCGCATGTTCCACCGCATCCTCCGTCTGATTCCGCTAACCTTCATCCTCATCTGCATCGATCGTTTGGCCCCGGGGCAATTGATTGTGCTCAAGCGGATTGTTTTTGCCATCATCATTCTCATTGGCGCCCGCACGGTCGAGGCCTTCCTCAATTCGATCTCGACCGTCTACCATGCCGACACGGATTCCCACCGGAAACCGATCCGCCCGTTGTTCCAGGCCCTGCTGATCATCGTCTATCTCTTTGCCGGCATCTTCATCATTTCCGTACTGCTCAACAAATCCCCCTGGAACCTGTTTGGATTGATGGGCGGTCTCACGGCCGTCACCATGCTCGTGTTCAAGGATACCATCCTCGGCTTCGTGGCCGGCATCCAGCTGGGCGCGAACGACATGGTGCGCGAGGGCGACTGGATCGAGATGCCGAAGTATGGCGCCGACGGCGACGTTATCGAAGTGGCCGTCAACACCGTCAAGGTGCGCAACTGGGACAAGACCATCACCACGATCCCGACCTACGCGCTCATCTCCGATTCCTTCAAAAACTGGCGCGGCATGAGCGAGTCGGGCGGACGGCGCATCAAGCGCTCCATCTGCATCGACATGAATACCGTCAAGTTCGCCGACGAAAAGCTGCTGGAAAGGTTCCGCAAAATGGAGCTGCTCAAGGACTACGTCGAAAAGACCCAGCAGGCCATCGATGCCGAGAACAGCGAACGCAACATGGATCTTTCGGCAACCGTCGTCAATGGGCGCCGCCAAACCAACCTGGGCATTTTCCGCGCCTATCTCGTCAACTACCTGCACGACAACCCGAAGATCCACAAAGGCATGACCTTCCTCGTGCGCCACCTCCAACCCACCCCGCAAGGCCTGCCGATCGAAATCTATGTCTTCAGCGCCGACAAAAACTGGGTCAACTACGAGGGCATCCAGTCCGACATCTTCGACCACATCCTGGCCGCCATCCCCGAATTCGAACTTCGGGTCTACCAGCAACCCAGCGGCATCGATGTTGCATCGCTGAAAGGGTTGTAG
- a CDS encoding alpha/beta hydrolase translates to MNKIIALLTTLTCCALAEDKPKPTRVVPYKETPQGELHLHLFNPVQHNAQAQRPAIVFFFGGGWNSGTPSQFYPQAAHLASRGMVAICAEYRTKKQHGTDPRACVMDAKSAMRWVRRNAGKLGIDPNRIAAGGGSAGGHLAAATATVTEFNEPDENTSVSCVPQALALFNPVFDNSEKGYGHDRVKDYWQDFSPMHNLKKGAPPTIVFLGTKDDLIPVATAQEYKKIMQANGDRCDLHLYPDQAHGFFNKAKYNETLNETDKFFVSLKWLEPANKK, encoded by the coding sequence ATGAACAAAATCATCGCGCTTCTCACCACGCTAACCTGCTGCGCCCTTGCAGAGGACAAGCCGAAACCCACCCGCGTTGTCCCCTATAAGGAAACGCCGCAGGGCGAGCTCCACCTACACCTCTTCAATCCGGTCCAGCACAATGCCCAGGCCCAGCGTCCGGCCATCGTATTCTTTTTTGGCGGAGGCTGGAACAGTGGCACTCCCTCGCAGTTCTACCCGCAGGCGGCGCATCTGGCCAGCCGTGGCATGGTGGCCATCTGCGCCGAATACCGAACCAAAAAACAACATGGCACCGACCCGCGCGCCTGCGTCATGGATGCAAAGTCGGCCATGCGCTGGGTTCGGAGGAATGCCGGGAAACTCGGAATCGATCCCAACCGCATTGCGGCCGGGGGCGGCTCCGCGGGCGGACACCTCGCGGCAGCAACCGCAACGGTAACCGAATTCAACGAACCCGACGAAAACACCTCCGTCAGTTGTGTTCCGCAGGCACTCGCCCTTTTCAACCCGGTCTTCGATAACTCGGAAAAAGGCTATGGCCATGATCGCGTGAAGGACTATTGGCAGGACTTTTCCCCCATGCACAACCTCAAGAAAGGCGCTCCGCCCACCATCGTCTTTCTTGGCACCAAGGACGATCTCATTCCCGTGGCGACCGCCCAGGAATATAAAAAGATCATGCAAGCCAATGGCGACCGCTGCGACCTGCATCTCTACCCAGACCAGGCCCACGGATTCTTCAACAAGGCCAAATACAACGAGACGCTCAACGAGACCGATAAATTTTTCGTCTCCCTCAAATGGCTGGAACCAGCCAACAAAAAATAG
- a CDS encoding glycosyltransferase family 9 protein, protein MSQPEKILIIRLKSIGDVVLTLPGVHAVRKNFPDAHITYLVCKSIAPLLEGFGDINAVIAVDRAALRNPLKALPVLVSLLRRLRSEKFSLVIDFHGYGETALMAWFSGAPKRWGSVYRKSRKWAYTHGAWRNDNFHMAAWNLEMLRQCGLETSNPQNQLVVPPAALEAAKALYGENKLDPEKPTLYIMPFTSALEKNWPLEKYLSVAGHWRSRGVQIVFGGGPADLPALERVREQGFAVIAAAPFLVTAGIMQLSTLVLGGDTGILHLGIATGKHALMLIKHCSPGRADPFLHKDWAIDPTGFDSFADIPVETVIGKCAEALSV, encoded by the coding sequence ATGAGCCAACCGGAAAAGATATTGATCATCCGCCTGAAATCCATTGGCGATGTGGTGCTGACGCTGCCCGGCGTCCATGCCGTGCGCAAGAATTTCCCCGATGCGCACATCACCTATCTGGTCTGCAAATCAATCGCTCCTTTGCTTGAAGGCTTCGGCGACATCAACGCCGTCATAGCGGTCGACCGCGCCGCATTGCGGAACCCGCTCAAGGCCCTGCCGGTGTTGGTTTCGCTGCTCCGGCGCCTGCGCTCCGAAAAATTCTCACTCGTGATCGATTTCCATGGCTATGGCGAAACCGCATTGATGGCGTGGTTTTCGGGGGCCCCGAAGCGCTGGGGTTCGGTCTATCGCAAAAGCCGGAAATGGGCCTATACGCATGGTGCATGGCGTAACGACAATTTCCATATGGCCGCCTGGAACCTGGAAATGTTGCGCCAATGCGGGCTCGAGACCAGCAATCCGCAAAACCAACTCGTTGTTCCTCCCGCCGCGCTGGAAGCCGCAAAGGCACTCTACGGGGAAAACAAACTTGATCCGGAAAAACCCACGCTCTACATCATGCCGTTCACCAGTGCACTGGAAAAAAACTGGCCGCTGGAAAAATACCTGTCTGTGGCCGGGCATTGGCGTTCCCGCGGGGTTCAAATTGTGTTTGGCGGAGGCCCCGCCGACCTTCCCGCACTGGAGCGCGTACGCGAGCAGGGTTTCGCCGTGATTGCCGCCGCCCCCTTCCTGGTCACGGCCGGAATCATGCAACTTTCAACACTGGTGCTCGGTGGCGACACGGGCATCCTCCATCTCGGTATTGCAACGGGGAAGCATGCCCTGATGCTCATCAAGCATTGCTCGCCCGGCCGGGCGGATCCCTTCCTGCACAAGGACTGGGCGATTGATCCAACCGGGTTCGATAGTTTTGCGGATATCCCCGTGGAGACCGTCATCGGAAAATGTGCCGAAGCATTGTCCGTCTGA
- a CDS encoding methylenetetrahydrofolate reductase C-terminal domain-containing protein, with amino-acid sequence MKRLKDSLADSSSFTVIAELTSGAGCSMEPIFAFLEAHKASGGSEIPDGFDFAGIALPQNPGGVSNLDPSDVLAQLAPTDLLDNLDFIPHMSCKDHNKAALNSALVGYRQRGVQSVLALTGDKPVSSKGVFELEAVGLLQLVSETNRNELLKGSHADPARARPFFAGAAVSPFKYTEPSQMQQYFKLEKKVASGARYFISQVGWDWKKSRELKCYMEDVGLNVPVLGNAYFLTTTNAAPRLMNTGKLPGCFVSNALLAQLQSENLDGHIDRCAQQVAMYKTMGYAGIDLGGVHDHATFIRILRRAAEVGDGWVEFRDNLCWPPEQAFYLYNEEGIRTTLAPGKPTLHDRCFDFMHSALLDPGHKGFHAFRKMLGKGNPNGLACKSVFAMERAIKHAAFDCEECGDCHLFENFGYCTMGGCAKGLANAPCGDANVDGTCGNEEGLVCRGEQIYRAAKAHPGGLDRLRKTINNPRNPSLEHTSSILNYLFGRDHTMKNAIITIGEDIHASIPKHGAVMRELHALGEGAYENASPQLDYMRALVENQATEGADYIAINVDDFGDTDPALAAKIMVEYVKLVRQWGKGVPACIDSSDDNVLIAGLKAWYNTTDPVKPPLVNSIKTYTADHMMPLRKEYGFSFIGMLIDEDSANAGTAQSVEDLVGLAKEIFGKAMQAGFKPDEIFFDTTVFPLAIDMPMMPGVAGYTYRAFETIKAIKADPGMKGVHFSMGVSNCCRDLPGRKIGICRAYVEKAMECGLDAGIVNAAHKYGTTPADPKLVELVSAYAAMDGDMDKTNDAVELMGEFCDSLRK; translated from the coding sequence ATGAAACGACTTAAAGACAGCTTGGCAGACAGCAGTTCCTTCACCGTGATCGCGGAGCTCACTTCGGGGGCGGGTTGCAGCATGGAACCGATCTTCGCGTTCCTTGAAGCGCATAAGGCTTCGGGAGGGAGCGAGATTCCCGACGGATTCGACTTTGCGGGCATTGCCCTGCCCCAGAATCCAGGCGGGGTGTCGAATCTCGATCCCTCGGACGTGCTTGCGCAACTGGCCCCCACCGACCTGCTGGACAACCTCGACTTTATTCCGCACATGAGTTGCAAGGATCACAACAAGGCGGCGCTCAACTCCGCCCTGGTCGGCTACCGGCAGCGCGGCGTCCAAAGCGTACTGGCGCTGACCGGCGACAAGCCGGTTTCCTCGAAGGGCGTTTTCGAACTTGAAGCCGTCGGCCTTTTGCAACTGGTTTCCGAAACCAACCGCAACGAGTTGCTCAAAGGCAGTCATGCCGACCCCGCCCGGGCTCGTCCGTTTTTTGCCGGCGCGGCGGTTTCGCCGTTCAAGTACACCGAGCCCTCGCAAATGCAGCAATATTTCAAGTTGGAAAAAAAGGTGGCCAGCGGTGCCCGCTATTTCATCTCCCAAGTGGGTTGGGACTGGAAAAAGTCTCGCGAGCTAAAGTGCTACATGGAGGATGTCGGCCTGAATGTTCCGGTGCTCGGCAACGCCTACTTCCTCACCACCACCAATGCCGCCCCGCGCTTGATGAACACCGGGAAACTACCCGGATGCTTTGTGAGCAATGCATTGCTTGCGCAACTGCAATCCGAAAACCTCGATGGGCACATCGACCGCTGCGCGCAACAGGTGGCCATGTACAAGACCATGGGGTATGCCGGCATCGACCTTGGTGGTGTACACGACCATGCCACATTCATTCGCATTCTGCGGCGTGCCGCCGAGGTAGGCGATGGGTGGGTCGAGTTCCGCGACAACCTTTGCTGGCCTCCGGAACAGGCCTTCTACCTCTACAATGAGGAAGGCATCCGCACCACGCTTGCCCCCGGAAAGCCGACGTTGCACGATCGATGCTTCGACTTCATGCACAGCGCCCTGCTCGACCCCGGACACAAGGGGTTCCATGCCTTCAGGAAAATGCTGGGCAAGGGCAATCCGAATGGGCTCGCCTGCAAGTCCGTGTTCGCCATGGAACGCGCCATTAAACATGCGGCCTTCGATTGCGAGGAGTGTGGCGACTGCCACCTGTTCGAAAACTTTGGCTACTGCACCATGGGCGGTTGCGCCAAGGGGTTGGCGAACGCCCCATGCGGCGACGCGAATGTGGACGGCACCTGCGGCAACGAGGAGGGTTTGGTCTGCCGCGGTGAACAGATCTACCGCGCCGCGAAGGCGCATCCGGGCGGGCTCGACCGCCTTCGCAAAACCATCAACAATCCGCGCAACCCCTCGCTTGAACACACCTCTTCAATCCTTAACTATCTATTCGGAAGGGACCACACCATGAAAAACGCAATCATCACCATAGGCGAAGACATCCACGCCTCCATCCCGAAACACGGCGCGGTCATGCGCGAGCTGCACGCCCTCGGCGAAGGCGCCTACGAAAACGCGAGTCCGCAGCTCGACTACATGCGGGCGCTCGTGGAAAACCAGGCTACGGAGGGCGCCGATTATATCGCCATCAACGTCGATGATTTCGGCGACACCGACCCCGCGCTTGCGGCGAAGATCATGGTGGAATACGTCAAGCTCGTCCGCCAATGGGGCAAGGGTGTTCCGGCCTGCATCGACAGCTCCGACGACAACGTCCTGATCGCGGGCCTCAAGGCGTGGTACAACACGACCGATCCCGTGAAGCCCCCGCTGGTCAACTCGATCAAGACCTACACCGCCGACCACATGATGCCGTTGAGAAAAGAATACGGTTTTTCCTTCATCGGAATGCTTATTGATGAAGATTCCGCCAACGCCGGCACCGCGCAGTCCGTCGAGGATCTCGTTGGCCTGGCAAAGGAAATCTTCGGCAAGGCGATGCAGGCCGGATTCAAGCCGGATGAGATCTTTTTCGATACCACCGTCTTTCCGCTTGCCATCGACATGCCGATGATGCCGGGTGTTGCGGGCTATACCTACCGCGCATTCGAAACCATCAAGGCCATCAAGGCCGATCCGGGCATGAAGGGCGTGCATTTTTCCATGGGGGTAAGCAACTGCTGCCGCGACCTCCCCGGGCGAAAGATCGGCATCTGCCGGGCCTATGTGGAGAAAGCGATGGAATGCGGCCTCGATGCCGGCATCGTCAACGCCGCCCACAAATACGGCACCACGCCTGCCGATCCGAAGCTGGTCGAGCTGGTCTCCGCCTATGCCGCCATGGACGGCGACATGGACAAGACCAACGATGCTGTTGAGCTCATGGGCGAGTTTTGCGATAGTTTGAGGAAATAG
- a CDS encoding formate/nitrite transporter family protein — MTDETNDAYVPSQMAKRAEASAIRKANRDMVSAFFLAVQAGSFIAFGAAFFTHVVHDMELGVGLTKLIGGMTFSLGLILVIIAGADLFTGDTLVVMGCFTGKVKVGKMLKGWLFVFLGNLAGALAILLLVHFSGHWLGNGGAVGAKALSIANAKVNLTFVQAFASGMLCNILVCLAIWLCYSSRSVADKILSIIFPITAFVAMGFEHSIANMYFIPAGLMLKSNPNIVGLLGGADLTHLTMQGFLLGNLLPVTLGNMIGGAIFVGTIYWILYLRKPTD; from the coding sequence ATGACAGATGAAACCAACGATGCCTATGTGCCGTCGCAGATGGCGAAACGTGCCGAGGCTTCGGCCATCCGCAAGGCCAACCGCGATATGGTCAGTGCCTTTTTCCTTGCGGTGCAGGCCGGTTCGTTCATTGCATTCGGTGCGGCGTTTTTCACGCACGTCGTTCACGATATGGAGCTGGGGGTTGGCCTCACAAAACTGATCGGCGGCATGACCTTCTCGCTCGGCCTGATCCTCGTCATTATTGCGGGGGCCGACCTGTTTACCGGCGACACGCTGGTGGTGATGGGTTGCTTTACCGGCAAGGTGAAGGTGGGCAAGATGCTGAAGGGATGGCTGTTTGTCTTTCTTGGAAACCTCGCCGGGGCGCTGGCCATCCTGCTACTGGTGCATTTCAGCGGCCACTGGCTGGGCAACGGCGGCGCGGTCGGCGCCAAGGCGCTGTCCATTGCCAACGCCAAGGTGAACCTCACCTTTGTGCAGGCGTTTGCCAGCGGAATGCTTTGCAACATTCTCGTCTGCCTGGCGATCTGGCTCTGCTACAGTAGCCGCTCCGTCGCCGACAAGATCCTTTCGATCATTTTCCCGATCACCGCCTTTGTTGCCATGGGCTTCGAGCACTCGATCGCCAATATGTATTTCATCCCCGCCGGCCTGATGCTCAAGAGCAATCCGAACATCGTCGGCCTGCTGGGCGGCGCCGACCTAACCCACCTGACCATGCAAGGGTTCCTGCTCGGGAACCTGCTTCCGGTCACCCTCGGCAATATGATCGGCGGGGCGATCTTTGTGGGAACCATCTATTGGATCCTCTATCTTCGCAAACCGACCGACTGA